The Corynebacterium sp. SCR221107 genome includes the window GCCGGGGTGGCCTCGGCCGAAAAGGCAAGGGCCACCGCAATGGCATCCGTTCGTCCCTGCTGCTGCTAACGGATGACCTGCTGGATGGGCCCGCCCCACCCGGCAAACAAACCAACCTCACGCTCGGGAAATCCAATCTTGGTATCCCACTGCACCACCGCGGCATCGCAATGCAGCTTCAGCTCCGCTCCGCCGCCCAAGGCAAATCCTTCGAGCGCGGCGACCACCGGCACCGGAGCATATTTCAGCCGCTGCAAGGCCGCGATGCCCCGCTCGATGAATCCGGATTCGCCAGCTACCTTGGGTGCGGACGATGCTGTGGTGCCGGCAGCAGGGGTGGACTTCGCTTGACCGGTGCTGCCACCGGCCGCAATCTCCCCAAGAATCTTCAGATCAGCACCGGCGGAGAAAACCCCTGGCCGACGGTTGGCAATGACCAGCGCCCGGAAGCGGCCTTCCTCGGCAAGCTCACAAGCAGCCTCGACGGCGCTGAGAACCCCCGCGGTGATGGTGCCCAGCTTCGTTGTGAGCAGGAGTATTCCAACCTCTCCCTCCAACACAATGCTCGAATCCTCATTCATGTACAGCGCATCGTCGACGGAGAGCTGGGCTGCGCTGCGCACCTGGGCACCGGGAGATCGCGCGCTCACCTCACCTTTGGAGCTGAGGACAGAACTAGGCTCGGGATAAAAGCCGCCGGCCTTCATAGCCTGTGTGAGCAATGGCGGCATCGCCAGCTCCCGTTCGCCGGGCTTTGTTTGGTTGTAGTCGTTGATCAGTTGAGCCACGGTATCTAGGCCGAGGCCATCTGCTAGGGCAAAAGGCCCCTTTTTCCAGCCATAGCCCAGCTGCAAGGAAACGTCGATGTCCTCGACTGTAGTGGCGATTTCTTCTGCGACTTCGCAGCAATACACCAGGGTGGTGAGGAATACGTCGCGGGCACACCGGCCAGCGACAAAGTCTTCTTGGAGCAGCTCCGAGAGCTGTTTTCTTCCTTGGCCCGCATGGCGCTCATCGACGCGCCGATAGTGAAGCTTATCTGGGGTACTAAAGTCGATGACTTCCCCGCTGCCACGGTAGAAGCCGGAATCTCCGGTGCGTCCGGTGAGGCCGCGTTCGATAAGTTCAGCAAATATTTCGTTGTTTGCTATGTTGAATCGCCGGTACGCATCATGGGCACCGACTGCACTGGGGGTTGAGCCCCACACGTCGGGGACGAGCTGCAATCCAACGTAGTCGAAGAGCCCAAAGTTCCGGTGCGTGGAACCCCGAATGGTCGCGCGGCCACGGCGTCGGAAAGCTCAAGGGGAATGCCCTCGTCGAGGGCGATCGACGCCGCCGCGGCCATCCATAGATTACCGACGCGATTGGCGATGAAACCCGGGGTATCGCGGCACACGAGCGTGTGCTTACCCAATTGCTGGTCAAGCACCGTTCGAAGCCAGGCGCCAACCGCTGGATCATTGTCAGGGCCCACGACG containing:
- a CDS encoding enoyl-CoA hydratase-related protein; this encodes MQLVPDVWGSTPSAVGAHDAYRRFNIANNEIFAELIERGLTGRTGDSGFYRGSGEVIDFSTPDKLHYRRVDERHAGQGRKQLSELLQEDFVAGRCARDVFLTTLVYCCEVAEEIATTVEDIDVSLQLGYGWKKGPFALADGLGLDTVAQLINDYNQTKPGERELAMPPLLTQAMKAGGFYPEPSSVLSSKGEVSARSPGAQVRSAAQLSVDDALYMNEDSSIVLEGEVGILLLTTKLGTITAGVLSAVEAACELAEEGRFRALVIANRRPGVFSAGADLKILGEIAAGGSTGQAKSTPAAGTTASSAPKVAGESGFIERGIAALQRLKYAPVPVVAALEGFALGGGAELKLHCDAAVVQWDTKIGFPEREVGLFAGWGGPIQQVIR